The proteins below are encoded in one region of Candidatus Culexarchaeum yellowstonense:
- a CDS encoding DHHA1 domain-containing protein produces MIIFAHGDCDGICSAAIVLHKFRDAKLFFTSPAGLLNDLKNISNEDLIIVDIAITSRFKDEICGELKRISTNNMVMYFDHHPLPPGLNEMDIPVNVVFRDEYACASELVFRYFIGDIHHDMGRVMLYGCIGDYRDDTEFSKIVLNCWDKRELYLDAGILIEGIEGAGKRNYDFKRNLSSKLSNNIKPSLNDELVKYALNEASRSDEMRLYVKGNVKVHGCVSYILDVPWSLGKSAIYARVYGETIIGVAGESRGEYIDMSIRSIGLKNLNEIVSMVAENLGGVGGGHRDAAGARVEKSKFMDFIHGINEKVKESMNIQPKNP; encoded by the coding sequence ATGATTATTTTTGCTCATGGTGATTGTGATGGTATATGTTCAGCTGCAATAGTCTTACATAAGTTTAGGGATGCAAAACTATTTTTCACAAGCCCTGCCGGTTTACTAAACGATTTGAAGAACATATCCAATGAAGATCTAATTATAGTGGACATTGCTATAACATCTAGATTTAAAGATGAAATTTGTGGTGAACTTAAGAGGATCTCCACCAATAATATGGTTATGTATTTCGATCATCACCCACTACCACCCGGTTTAAATGAGATGGATATCCCTGTTAACGTGGTTTTTAGAGATGAGTATGCATGTGCATCTGAACTTGTCTTCAGATACTTCATTGGCGATATCCATCATGATATGGGTAGAGTTATGCTTTACGGTTGTATTGGAGATTACCGTGATGACACTGAATTCTCAAAGATAGTTTTGAATTGTTGGGATAAGAGGGAATTATACCTTGATGCTGGAATCCTAATTGAGGGGATTGAGGGTGCTGGTAAGAGGAATTACGATTTCAAAAGAAATCTATCTTCCAAACTATCAAATAACATTAAACCAAGCTTAAATGATGAATTAGTAAAATATGCTTTAAACGAAGCTAGCAGAAGTGATGAAATGAGGCTCTACGTTAAAGGGAACGTTAAAGTTCATGGTTGTGTATCCTACATCCTAGATGTACCATGGTCTCTAGGTAAATCAGCAATCTACGCTAGAGTTTACGGTGAAACCATAATTGGCGTTGCTGGTGAAAGTAGAGGGGAATATATTGATATGAGCATAAGATCCATTGGCTTAAAGAATTTAAATGAAATAGTATCAATGGTGGCTGAAAACTTGGGAGGGGTTGGTGGAGGCCATAGAGATGCTGCCGGTGCAAGAGTTGAGAAATCCAAATTCATGGATTTCATACATGGAATCAATGAGAAGGTTAAGGAGTCAATGAACATTCAACCTAAGAATCCTTAG
- a CDS encoding cyclophilin-like fold protein translates to MGKAKLIIEFEGLGCVEGELYSELNPETFEALIGSLPIESTVETWGKEVYFEVPVSVGRENAKREVSIGDIAYWPDGRCLCIFFGPTPISVDEKPIAASPVNVVGRVISGLDILSRVEDGVKVKVKLASN, encoded by the coding sequence ATGGGGAAAGCTAAGTTGATAATTGAATTTGAAGGGTTGGGTTGTGTTGAAGGTGAATTGTATAGTGAATTGAATCCAGAAACCTTTGAAGCATTAATTGGAAGTTTACCAATAGAGTCTACAGTTGAAACTTGGGGTAAGGAAGTATACTTTGAAGTGCCAGTATCGGTGGGGAGGGAGAACGCTAAGAGGGAGGTTTCCATTGGAGACATAGCATATTGGCCTGATGGTAGATGCCTATGCATATTCTTCGGACCAACACCAATAAGTGTAGATGAAAAGCCGATAGCGGCAAGTCCAGTGAATGTTGTTGGTAGGGTTATAAGTGGTTTGGATATTTTAAGTAGAGTTGAGGATGGAGTTAAGGTTAAGGTGAAACTGGCTTCGAATTAA
- a CDS encoding ATP-binding protein, which yields MEYYPRKIEENLDEWMSRREAILIRGPRQSGKTTLLLHLRDKFGGDYITFEDENMLRSFEDNPELFAKRFIRGERNILFIDEAQYCSSVGKLLKFLFDNFSDKLKFIVTGSGSFDVKVEVGRYLVGRAVCFELLPLSFEEFLIWKAGDIHKIFTDYKRQVERLILEGEPIESKPVFQREFNTLLEEYILFGGFPAIVKENDREIKIELLKNLVRLYIEKDVFFFLNVRELEKFRNIIRYIAISIGSILEYSSIMREFHMDYRTIENYLSILINTYIISLIPPFHKNLITELKKARKIYFIDTGFRNSIINNFLPLNNRTDKGFLMENFILNELRSLGFEVYYWRTTGKAEVDFIIKVGDEVIPIEVKSGGSIGKSLISFIKSYKPRNALIFTEGSFKSEEIYGTKIFHIPYFYI from the coding sequence GTGGAGTATTATCCAAGAAAAATAGAGGAAAATTTGGATGAGTGGATGAGTAGGAGAGAAGCCATATTGATTAGGGGTCCTAGGCAGAGTGGGAAGACGACTCTGCTATTGCATTTGAGGGATAAGTTTGGCGGTGATTACATAACTTTTGAGGATGAGAATATGCTTAGATCCTTTGAGGATAATCCAGAATTATTTGCCAAGAGGTTTATTCGAGGTGAAAGGAATATATTGTTTATTGATGAAGCTCAATATTGCAGTAGTGTTGGTAAGCTTCTGAAATTCCTCTTCGACAACTTCTCCGACAAATTGAAGTTCATCGTTACTGGTTCAGGTTCTTTTGATGTTAAAGTTGAGGTTGGGAGATACCTGGTTGGTAGAGCAGTATGCTTTGAATTGCTACCCCTAAGCTTCGAGGAATTCCTAATTTGGAAAGCTGGGGATATCCATAAAATCTTCACTGATTATAAACGTCAAGTTGAACGCTTAATCCTTGAAGGGGAACCAATAGAATCCAAACCAGTTTTCCAACGTGAATTCAACACCCTACTTGAAGAATACATCCTCTTCGGCGGATTCCCAGCAATAGTCAAGGAGAATGATCGTGAAATTAAAATTGAACTACTCAAGAATCTCGTTAGACTGTATATTGAGAAGGACGTATTCTTCTTCCTAAACGTTAGGGAACTTGAGAAATTTAGGAATATAATTAGGTATATTGCTATATCCATAGGCTCAATCCTTGAATACTCCTCCATCATGAGGGAATTCCATATGGATTACAGGACAATTGAAAATTACCTATCAATACTCATCAACACATACATAATCTCCCTTATACCACCATTCCACAAGAATTTAATCACAGAGCTCAAGAAGGCTAGGAAAATCTATTTCATCGACACCGGGTTTAGAAACTCCATAATAAACAACTTCCTCCCCCTAAACAATAGAACCGATAAAGGATTCCTAATGGAAAACTTCATACTAAATGAGTTAAGAAGCCTTGGCTTCGAGGTCTATTATTGGAGAACTACTGGTAAAGCTGAAGTTGACTTCATAATCAAAGTGGGTGATGAGGTGATCCCCATTGAAGTTAAGAGTGGCGGATCTATTGGGAAGAGTTTAATCAGCTTCATAAAATCCTACAAGCCTAGGAACGCTCTAATCTTCACTGAGGGGTCATTTAAATCTGAAGAAATTTATGGCACCAAAATATTCCACATCCCCTACTTCTACATTTAA
- a CDS encoding phosphoribosyltransferase encodes MKLRFNGNIVYDLDLYNRHGVFNDRFDAGIKLSNACREVFDHVNYVFAIPMGGVPIGVEIAKALKAEFDLLICRKLLIPWNREAGFGAIGPDGNVYVDLEFARELGLTESDVESTIKEQLNEIEKRNVRLRGGRPYPNLKGKSVILVDDGIAAGYTMNSAIKFCRKRGANKIYIAVPTGSTRSVKLLSQYVDLILCLNLRDDIWFAVADAYKFWRDLNEDDIIKLLGKMSSD; translated from the coding sequence TTGAAGCTTAGATTTAATGGTAATATTGTTTACGATTTGGATTTATATAATAGGCATGGTGTTTTCAATGATAGATTTGATGCTGGAATCAAACTTTCAAATGCATGTAGAGAAGTTTTTGACCATGTGAATTATGTATTTGCAATTCCAATGGGCGGAGTTCCAATTGGTGTTGAGATTGCTAAAGCTTTGAAGGCTGAATTTGATCTGCTTATATGTAGGAAGCTTCTAATTCCATGGAATAGGGAAGCTGGGTTTGGAGCTATAGGTCCAGATGGAAATGTTTATGTTGATTTGGAATTTGCCAGAGAGCTTGGATTAACGGAATCTGATGTGGAATCAACCATCAAAGAACAATTGAATGAAATTGAGAAGAGGAATGTTAGGCTTCGAGGTGGCAGACCATACCCAAATCTGAAAGGTAAATCCGTAATTCTAGTTGATGATGGAATTGCAGCCGGATACACCATGAATTCTGCAATCAAATTCTGTAGGAAGAGAGGTGCCAATAAAATTTACATTGCAGTTCCAACAGGCTCCACAAGATCTGTGAAACTGCTATCCCAGTATGTCGATTTAATCTTATGCCTAAACTTGAGGGATGACATATGGTTTGCAGTTGCCGATGCATATAAGTTTTGGAGGGATTTAAATGAAGATGACATTATAAAATTATTGGGGAAGATGTCTTCGGATTGA
- a CDS encoding nucleotidyltransferase domain-containing protein, with translation MSLKESDKLIKICYEYFKKMGNYMEIAGEVKDMVLRYWPKAEVYLFGSTVRGEYTASSDIDILIVLDDKPSREEEYMVKAEVYRMVDAPIELHVASKVEFEEWYKKFIGGDIVKI, from the coding sequence ATGTCATTGAAAGAATCTGACAAACTCATAAAGATATGCTATGAATACTTCAAGAAGATGGGGAATTATATGGAGATAGCTGGGGAGGTTAAGGATATGGTTTTAAGGTATTGGCCGAAGGCTGAAGTATACCTCTTTGGATCCACAGTTAGGGGGGAGTATACTGCTTCAAGCGACATAGACATATTAATAGTCTTGGATGATAAACCTAGCAGAGAGGAGGAGTATATGGTTAAAGCTGAAGTTTATAGGATGGTGGATGCTCCAATAGAGTTGCATGTGGCGTCGAAAGTGGAATTTGAGGAATGGTATAAAAAGTTCATTGGGGGAGACATAGTAAAGATTTAA
- a CDS encoding HEPN domain-containing protein — MSFEEAEILRERAESFLRNAEELFLKGVYDLAAFNIEQYCQLIVKYKLLMKTGAYLGTCSLIKLLRLLSNISGGLDMLFEGRNIVMLTKIEDAYIGARYLARRYEKGEVEEMLKFVLEVFKNVIERI, encoded by the coding sequence GTGAGTTTTGAGGAAGCTGAAATTTTAAGGGAACGTGCAGAATCCTTCCTAAGGAATGCTGAAGAATTATTCCTTAAAGGAGTTTATGATCTCGCAGCTTTCAACATAGAACAGTATTGTCAATTGATTGTGAAGTATAAGTTGCTTATGAAAACTGGAGCGTATCTGGGAACATGCTCATTAATTAAGCTCTTAAGATTATTATCGAATATTTCAGGTGGATTGGATATGCTATTTGAGGGTAGAAACATTGTAATGTTAACGAAAATTGAAGATGCATATATTGGAGCTAGATATCTAGCTAGAAGATATGAGAAGGGGGAGGTTGAGGAGATGTTGAAATTTGTATTGGAGGTGTTCAAGAATGTCATTGAAAGAATCTGA
- a CDS encoding queuosine precursor transporter produces MLVWIYWFVSLTIVTYASTWIVKRYPQHGFSALTSFYVIYLAASQILASRPIYFDLGFTGFYAPAAVFIYPFIAQVIDMINEVYGRRSTHIAIMIAFITQVLLVIFIAMVNTLTPAPFFQYEDAWKSIFSLSIRITAASWISFLICSNIDAIVFSTLKNMFIDRENKFKHDASINPYIWLRSSVSDIVDLTLDSVIFVTLAFYGEMPIIPLIIGQIVSKNIIGFIDNPWFVWYKRMLRKAQ; encoded by the coding sequence ATGCTGGTTTGGATCTACTGGTTTGTTAGTTTAACTATAGTTACATATGCATCCACATGGATTGTTAAACGCTACCCCCAACATGGCTTCTCAGCATTAACAAGCTTCTACGTCATATACCTTGCAGCATCACAGATCCTTGCCTCTAGACCAATATACTTCGATCTTGGATTCACAGGCTTCTATGCTCCTGCAGCCGTATTCATATATCCATTCATAGCTCAAGTTATTGATATGATAAATGAAGTTTATGGTAGAAGGAGCACACACATAGCAATAATGATAGCCTTCATAACTCAAGTTCTACTGGTAATATTCATAGCAATGGTGAACACATTAACGCCAGCACCATTCTTCCAATATGAAGATGCATGGAAATCCATATTCAGCCTAAGCATAAGGATAACTGCAGCATCATGGATATCATTCCTAATATGCTCAAACATAGATGCAATAGTATTCTCAACGTTGAAGAACATGTTTATTGATAGGGAGAATAAGTTTAAGCATGATGCATCCATAAATCCATACATATGGCTTCGCTCCAGCGTAAGCGACATTGTAGATCTAACCCTCGATAGCGTAATATTCGTTACACTAGCATTTTACGGTGAAATGCCAATAATACCATTGATAATTGGGCAGATCGTAAGCAAGAACATTATAGGGTTCATAGATAACCCATGGTTCGTATGGTATAAGAGAATGCTGAGGAAAGCTCAATAA
- a CDS encoding DUF6364 family protein translates to MSGKVKLTITVDGDVLINAKNVARERGIPLSRVIENFLRFFSEPEFYCFKCGGKFKARDADVCAKCGWMICPHCGACRCGLSEETAVAVFHMRRIYEDLLGGRIK, encoded by the coding sequence ATGTCTGGTAAGGTTAAGTTGACCATAACTGTTGATGGAGATGTTTTAATTAATGCTAAGAATGTTGCCCGTGAGAGGGGTATACCATTGTCTAGGGTTATAGAGAACTTTTTGAGATTCTTCTCCGAACCTGAATTCTACTGTTTCAAGTGTGGTGGGAAGTTTAAGGCTAGGGATGCTGATGTATGTGCGAAGTGCGGTTGGATGATATGCCCACATTGTGGGGCTTGTAGGTGTGGTTTGAGTGAGGAGACTGCTGTGGCTGTATTCCATATGAGGAGGATTTACGAGGATTTACTTGGTGGTAGGATTAAGTAG
- a CDS encoding DUF362 domain-containing protein, producing MKSRVIIVEGEDIINRTVNTLKHLKPEIPKSGGRILIKPNLVEPMGKDSGAVTRPETVEGVIRFLMEIGDYEIIVGEGSAYPDTMQCFKIAGYEYLTEKYNVRLMDLNHGNYIKVNGEYWSFEVNSVLSEVDYIISVAVLKEHGLAEVTLTLKNMMGILKPAPKIPVKEYIHAEGDPDIWALRLCDLVKAFKPNLAIIDGTTGMFGSHIHGKLKKLNLTIASEDPVACDSIGAKILGHEKVKHIRLAGMKGLGDINPEVLKIKID from the coding sequence ATGAAATCGAGGGTTATCATAGTTGAGGGGGAGGACATAATAAATAGAACTGTAAACACATTAAAGCATCTAAAACCGGAAATCCCAAAGAGTGGAGGTAGAATTCTAATAAAACCAAATCTAGTTGAACCCATGGGTAAAGATTCTGGAGCAGTAACTAGACCTGAAACCGTTGAGGGAGTAATAAGATTTCTCATGGAGATAGGAGATTATGAGATTATCGTGGGTGAGGGGTCTGCATACCCAGACACCATGCAATGCTTCAAAATAGCGGGATACGAATACCTAACAGAGAAATATAATGTTAGACTTATGGATTTAAACCACGGGAATTACATTAAGGTTAATGGAGAATATTGGAGTTTTGAGGTAAATAGTGTTTTGAGTGAAGTGGATTACATAATTTCAGTGGCGGTTTTAAAGGAGCATGGACTCGCAGAAGTAACGTTGACACTTAAAAACATGATGGGCATACTTAAACCAGCACCAAAAATACCAGTAAAGGAGTACATACATGCAGAGGGGGATCCAGATATATGGGCATTAAGACTATGCGATCTAGTTAAAGCATTCAAACCAAACCTTGCAATAATAGATGGAACAACTGGAATGTTCGGCTCACATATACATGGGAAACTTAAGAAGTTAAACTTAACAATTGCAAGTGAAGATCCAGTAGCCTGCGACTCAATTGGAGCTAAAATATTGGGACATGAGAAAGTTAAACACATCAGGTTAGCAGGTATGAAGGGGTTGGGGGATATAAATCCAGAAGTATTAAAGATAAAGATAGATTAG
- the rpiB gene encoding ribose 5-phosphate isomerase B translates to MRICVGSDHAGLSLKRELLKSLKGEFEVIDVGTYTEEPVDYPDIAKDVCIRIINGEADCGVLICGTGIGMSIAANKFPGIRAALVYSDETAILAKRHNNANVICLGGRTMKSEDAIRYVKLWLRENFEGGRHERRINKISKFEGEIFRGVKL, encoded by the coding sequence ATGAGGATTTGCGTGGGAAGTGATCATGCTGGATTAAGTTTGAAGAGGGAGTTATTGAAGTCTTTGAAGGGGGAATTTGAAGTTATAGATGTGGGGACATATACTGAGGAGCCTGTGGATTACCCAGATATAGCAAAGGATGTTTGCATTAGGATAATTAATGGTGAAGCTGATTGTGGAGTACTGATATGTGGAACTGGTATAGGTATGAGTATAGCTGCAAACAAGTTTCCAGGGATAAGAGCTGCACTAGTATATTCAGATGAAACAGCCATACTGGCTAAGAGGCATAATAATGCCAATGTAATATGCTTAGGTGGTAGAACCATGAAGAGTGAAGATGCAATAAGATATGTGAAGCTTTGGTTGAGGGAGAATTTTGAGGGAGGGAGACATGAGAGGAGGATAAATAAGATAAGTAAATTTGAAGGGGAAATATTTCGTGGTGTTAAACTATGA
- a CDS encoding S9 family peptidase has protein sequence MVRKFSVDDVLKLVSIGEVRVSCKRDLAFTISRNDLEKNKVLSEVHIVRCDGSRSFLVGEGDSRPRWSPSGCLLAFVSRRGASESERGAGVFVWSGFGDARRVAWFKYGVIALEWIDDSSIAIVTPSPIDGLYDSDEDYYATDRLPLWADGVGYIAGLKYEVHVLDVDSGYSRKIAEDDERITDLAVGDGVIYYVAVDSWRNPIFSRLVEVDIKSGSKKTILQGYQISSIRFMDGKLYGLMHRNEIGIASHSKLWVIEDGKPKCLTSGILDRNIYSIVGSIDGKLAFIYADSGSSILATIDDGRIEKIVGEGGYVYSAYAEADAIAYTYSTPTIPQELYLYVDGEHRKISRFNEWILSEVNFSNPVREAISVDGEMVEGWIMLPSGGSGPHPVILYIHGGPKGMYGYTFSPEMQLMVSEGFAVVYSNPRGSDGYSEEFADIRGRYGDVDYKQIMAFLDHALSKYPLDGNRMAVTGISYGGYMTNVVVTKTDRFKAAVSENGIADWICDYWASDIGYWFDPDQIIGTPQENLKNYLEKSPAFHVDSVKTPMLFIHSAQDYRCFIDQSLAMHVSLALRGKESKLIVFSKGSHGHSMRAEPRHRRKRYQLKIQWLKEKLKA, from the coding sequence ATGGTTAGGAAGTTTTCTGTGGATGATGTTTTGAAGCTGGTTTCTATTGGTGAAGTTAGGGTTTCATGTAAACGTGATTTAGCCTTCACGATTTCTAGGAATGATTTGGAGAAGAATAAGGTTTTGAGTGAAGTTCATATCGTTAGATGTGATGGTTCGAGGAGCTTCTTGGTTGGTGAAGGTGATTCTAGACCTAGGTGGAGTCCTTCTGGATGTTTATTGGCTTTTGTTAGTAGGCGTGGAGCTTCTGAAAGTGAGAGGGGGGCTGGGGTTTTCGTTTGGAGTGGTTTTGGTGATGCTAGGAGGGTTGCATGGTTTAAGTATGGCGTTATAGCTTTAGAGTGGATTGATGATTCATCGATTGCCATTGTTACGCCTAGCCCAATTGATGGTTTATATGATTCTGATGAGGATTACTATGCTACTGATAGGCTTCCACTATGGGCTGATGGCGTTGGCTACATTGCTGGTTTAAAGTATGAGGTTCACGTTTTAGATGTTGATTCAGGTTATTCTAGGAAGATTGCTGAGGATGATGAGAGGATAACTGATCTTGCAGTTGGTGATGGCGTAATATATTATGTGGCAGTTGATAGTTGGAGGAATCCAATTTTCAGTAGGCTTGTGGAGGTTGATATTAAGAGTGGCTCTAAGAAGACTATACTGCAAGGATATCAAATATCCTCAATTAGGTTCATGGATGGAAAATTGTATGGCCTTATGCATCGTAATGAGATTGGAATTGCAAGTCATTCTAAGCTTTGGGTTATTGAAGATGGTAAACCTAAATGCTTAACAAGCGGTATTCTCGATAGAAACATATATTCCATTGTTGGTTCAATTGATGGTAAGTTGGCTTTCATATATGCTGATTCAGGTTCATCTATACTTGCAACTATTGATGATGGACGTATTGAGAAGATTGTTGGTGAAGGTGGATATGTATATTCAGCGTATGCTGAAGCTGATGCAATTGCATATACATACTCAACGCCAACAATCCCACAAGAATTATACTTGTATGTGGATGGTGAGCATAGGAAGATTTCAAGATTCAATGAGTGGATCCTCAGTGAAGTGAATTTCAGCAACCCAGTTAGGGAGGCTATTTCAGTGGATGGTGAAATGGTTGAGGGGTGGATTATGCTTCCAAGTGGGGGTTCAGGTCCCCATCCAGTAATCCTATATATTCATGGTGGACCTAAGGGGATGTATGGATACACATTTTCACCTGAAATGCAATTGATGGTTTCAGAGGGGTTTGCAGTAGTATACTCCAATCCACGTGGAAGTGATGGTTATAGTGAGGAGTTCGCTGATATTAGGGGGAGGTATGGTGATGTGGATTATAAGCAGATAATGGCCTTCCTTGATCACGCACTATCAAAGTATCCATTAGATGGGAATAGGATGGCTGTTACTGGGATAAGTTATGGTGGATACATGACCAATGTCGTTGTAACTAAGACTGATAGGTTTAAGGCTGCTGTAAGTGAAAATGGAATTGCAGATTGGATATGCGATTACTGGGCTAGCGACATTGGATACTGGTTTGACCCAGACCAAATAATTGGAACTCCACAGGAAAACTTGAAGAACTATTTGGAGAAGAGTCCAGCCTTCCACGTGGATTCAGTTAAAACCCCAATGCTATTCATCCATAGCGCACAAGATTACAGGTGCTTCATAGATCAATCACTAGCCATGCATGTATCATTAGCATTGAGGGGGAAGGAATCAAAGCTCATAGTTTTCAGTAAAGGTAGTCATGGTCATAGCATGAGAGCAGAACCAAGACATAGGAGGAAGAGGTATCAATTAAAGATTCAATGGTTGAAGGAGAAGTTGAAAGCTTAA
- a CDS encoding AAA family ATPase, which yields MIILRDITIKNFLSHENTRMNFPLGVIVLVGPNGSGKTAIMDAIMHSLLGFRGVRSRASSVDDLIRFGAKSMELELNFEVDGKEYNLNWRRERGGEVNARLQCKGVGLITDSATKTVQEVLKIIGIDKDTLLSSVFIRQGEITNLIEEEPSRRKEVIGRILGLDRYEKAYDKMREVIDSLEKMKNTYSNEAKRIDGSMEVLKKRLEKLSQDIKAHQEKLTKRRDELNSKLMELKSLQMEKEMLDGMKKSYDELRERRGRIEENMKRIEESLKELKGKQAKCADAKKRIEVMKNEISRIPLLERYIEIYYEMEKLNSDMKSLNENINKLRELEDYEKRLADLSNEVLKYLPEPSMEALRKMLETLRNSENMIQDEINEKQREIGERIGKINELKGHIDHIEKLDVCPVCKTKLSDTHKERVKEEISMELQKIELELNSLKESLQSLSKNLEEVKSKTKNFSEITSKVRDIENLKSFVNRVRSELVGSIPELGDLNFRVEDAKSILTNKLEDLRSKVNACGSELNDIVKSLGYEPKDPKRELELLKRRLDEYNNLRVEAERYDDYSKQIENLSLELEKRRNEYNAVENEIKNLGYDAKRYDEVNQKFSKLTSICGELKGEIRQIEEAIDGYNRDLNNLKSEIERLRSDRESIDAKLGRIENAIKTVKIIRGVFSKDGIQKLIRQRITPLISQLATNYIDQFNLDITGISMDEDLEINVSKGGDFMPLQLLSGGEKVAVAIALRLALARALAERFSTVIMDEPTVHLDEERRRVLIDVFKNFRESAITQQMIIITHDRELEEVADTIYQVSKIGGISRVMEAEPEVK from the coding sequence ATGATTATTTTGAGGGATATCACCATCAAAAACTTCCTATCACATGAAAATACGAGGATGAACTTCCCCTTAGGGGTAATAGTTCTAGTGGGTCCAAATGGTTCTGGGAAAACTGCAATAATGGATGCAATAATGCATTCACTACTTGGATTTAGAGGCGTTAGGAGTAGAGCCAGCAGTGTTGACGATCTAATAAGATTTGGAGCTAAATCCATGGAATTGGAATTAAACTTCGAAGTTGATGGGAAGGAGTACAATTTGAATTGGCGTAGGGAGAGGGGTGGTGAAGTTAATGCTAGACTCCAATGCAAAGGCGTTGGACTAATAACCGATTCAGCTACTAAGACTGTTCAAGAAGTCTTAAAGATAATTGGGATAGATAAGGATACGCTGCTAAGCTCAGTATTCATACGTCAAGGTGAAATTACAAATCTAATAGAGGAAGAGCCAAGTAGGAGGAAGGAGGTTATAGGTAGAATACTGGGATTGGACAGATATGAGAAGGCATATGATAAGATGCGTGAAGTGATAGATAGCCTGGAAAAGATGAAGAACACTTATTCCAATGAAGCTAAGAGGATTGATGGATCCATGGAAGTTTTAAAGAAGCGTCTAGAAAAGCTATCACAGGACATTAAAGCCCACCAAGAAAAGCTGACGAAACGTAGAGATGAACTTAACTCCAAGTTGATGGAGCTTAAATCGCTACAAATGGAGAAGGAGATGCTGGATGGCATGAAGAAGAGTTATGATGAACTGCGTGAAAGGAGAGGGAGAATTGAGGAGAATATGAAACGCATTGAGGAATCCCTTAAAGAGCTAAAGGGTAAGCAAGCCAAATGTGCGGATGCCAAGAAGAGGATTGAAGTCATGAAAAACGAGATTTCCAGAATTCCACTACTAGAGAGGTATATTGAAATCTACTATGAAATGGAGAAGTTGAATTCCGATATGAAAAGCTTGAATGAAAATATCAATAAATTAAGGGAATTGGAGGATTATGAGAAAAGATTAGCCGACTTATCCAATGAAGTGTTAAAGTATTTGCCAGAGCCTTCCATGGAAGCTTTGAGGAAAATGCTGGAAACACTCCGAAACTCGGAGAATATGATTCAAGATGAAATCAATGAGAAGCAACGTGAAATTGGTGAACGAATTGGAAAGATAAATGAGTTGAAGGGGCATATTGATCACATAGAAAAGTTGGATGTATGCCCAGTATGCAAAACAAAGTTATCGGATACGCATAAAGAGCGTGTTAAAGAAGAAATATCGATGGAGCTTCAAAAGATTGAGCTTGAATTGAATAGCCTCAAAGAAAGTTTGCAATCACTATCAAAGAACCTTGAGGAAGTTAAAAGCAAAACTAAGAATTTCTCAGAAATTACAAGTAAAGTTAGGGATATTGAAAACCTTAAATCATTCGTAAATAGAGTTAGAAGCGAACTTGTAGGTTCAATTCCAGAATTGGGCGACTTAAACTTTAGGGTTGAAGATGCAAAGTCAATTCTCACCAACAAACTGGAAGATCTCAGGTCAAAGGTAAATGCATGCGGATCTGAATTAAATGATATAGTTAAAAGTCTTGGATACGAGCCGAAGGATCCTAAGCGTGAACTTGAACTCCTAAAAAGGAGGCTTGATGAATACAATAATTTGAGGGTTGAAGCGGAGAGGTATGATGATTATTCAAAGCAAATCGAAAACTTAAGTTTGGAATTGGAAAAGCGTAGAAATGAATATAATGCTGTGGAAAATGAGATCAAAAATTTAGGTTATGATGCCAAGAGGTATGATGAAGTTAATCAAAAGTTTTCGAAGCTAACAAGCATCTGCGGCGAATTGAAGGGGGAGATAAGGCAAATTGAGGAAGCTATTGATGGCTACAATAGGGATCTAAACAATTTGAAGAGTGAAATTGAAAGATTGAGGAGTGATCGTGAAAGCATTGATGCAAAACTTGGGAGAATTGAAAATGCAATAAAAACAGTAAAGATTATACGTGGAGTATTTTCAAAGGATGGAATTCAGAAGCTTATAAGGCAGAGGATTACACCATTAATCTCACAGCTGGCAACAAACTACATCGATCAATTCAATTTAGACATAACTGGTATATCTATGGATGAAGATTTGGAAATTAATGTTTCAAAGGGTGGAGATTTCATGCCACTACAATTATTGAGTGGAGGGGAAAAGGTTGCTGTGGCAATAGCCTTGAGACTTGCACTGGCTAGAGCATTGGCTGAACGCTTCTCAACAGTAATAATGGATGAACCCACAGTGCACCTTGACGAGGAGAGGAGAAGAGTATTAATAGATGTATTCAAAAACTTCAGGGAATCAGCAATTACGCAACAGATGATAATAATAACCCATGATAGAGAGCTTGAAGAAGTTGCAGACACAATTTATCAAGTTAGCAAGATCGGTGGAATTTCAAGAGTTATGGAAGCAGAACCAGAAGTTAAATGA